One Scylla paramamosain isolate STU-SP2022 chromosome 5, ASM3559412v1, whole genome shotgun sequence genomic region harbors:
- the LOC135100651 gene encoding neuropeptide CCHamide-1 receptor-like, protein MEEEAVMTSAEQDWEAPLTTASSANVSLSYKPYEERPETYIVPVLFVLIFVVGLVGNGTLIAIFVRNRNLRSVPNTYIISLALGDLLVLLFTVPFNMVIYILDSWPFGNFVCKFSELVRDVSVCVTVFTLTALSADRYLAIVSTVRRAVGGVGRRTVRVAVGIWVASGVLALPAAFTSGVREFSVGHKNITVCVLFSQDLPVWYSKVYVVTKFLLSYLLPLLVIAIFYLLMAMHLLSADDVPQESHVFHRQLRTRRKVAKIVLTFVLIFAVCLLPTNVFLVWYYVLPYGSYNDFWNAIRIIGFCLCFLNSCINPIALYCISGTFRKYYNHYLSCVLCCCDDGGGTGGTRALLQPTNSALSRCRSFTMRGTTETITLTTLVQDRSSPATS, encoded by the exons atggaggaggaggcagtcatGACCTCCGCCGAGCAGGACTGGGAGGCGCCCCTGACCACGGCGAGCTCGGCCAACGTGTCTCTGAGCTACAAGCCTTACGAGGAGCGACCCGAAACGTACATCGTGCCCGTGCTGTTCGTGCTCATCTTCGTGGTTGGCCtcgtag GTAACGGGACACTGATCGCCATCTTCGTGAGGAACCGGAACCTTCGCAGCGTGCCCAACACGTACATTATCTCCCTGGCACTCGGAGACCTGCTGGTGCTGCTCTTCACGGTGCCCTTCAACATGGTCATCTACATCCTCGACTCGTGGCCGTTCGGGAACTTCGTATGCAAGTTCAGCGAGCTCGTGAGGGACGTGTCGGTGTGCGTGACTGTGTTCACCCTCACAGCGCTCTCCGCAGACCGCTACCTGGCCATCGTGTCCACCGTCAGGAGG GCagtgggcggggtggggcgcAGGACGGTGCGGGTAGCGGTGGGCATCTGGGTGGCGTCAGGAGTCCTCGCCCTGCCTGCCGCCTTCACGTCTGGTGTGAGGGAGTTTTCCGTCGGCCACAAAAATATCACCGTGTGCGTACTCTTTTCCCAAGACCTGCCGGTTTGGTACTCCAAAGTGTATGTGGTGACCAAGTTCCTCCTGTCGtacctgctgccgctgctggtgATAGCAATCTTCTATCTCCTGATGGCGATGCACCTGCTGTCCGCCGACGACGTGCCGCAGGAGTCGCACGTGTTCCACCGGCAGCTCAGGACGCGGAGGAAGGTGGCCAAGATCGTGCTCACCTTCGTTCTCATCTTCGCGGTGTGCCTGCTGCCCACCAACGTGTTCCTGGTGTGGTACTACGTGCTGCCCTACGGCTCCTACAACGATTTCTGGAACGCCATACGCATTATTGGCTTTTGCCTCTGCTTCCTCAACTCCTGCATCAACCCAATCGCGCTGTACTGCATCTCCGGCACCTTCAGGAAATATTATAACCACTACCTGTCCTGCGTCCTCTGCTGCTGTGACGACGGCGGCGGGACGGGGGGCACGCGGGCCCTCCTGCAGCCCACAAACTCTGCCTTGTCCCGCTGTCGCTCCTTCACCATGCGAGGCACGACGGagaccatcaccctcaccaccttaGTGCAAGACCGCTCGTCCCCTGCCACCTCCTGA
- the LOC135100650 gene encoding succinate--CoA ligase [ADP-forming] subunit beta, mitochondrial-like, with translation MAAALYRAALTAERILARRGPQAIGCAAWGGQHQQRRDLNVHEHVSFMLLKRAGIPVPGFGVAHTPEEAVDIANKLDSTDVVVKAQVLTGGRGKGNFKGGFKGGVKLVYSAEEAGDVASKMIGDMLVTKQTGEKGIPCSKVMVCERKFPRREFYMAIMMERSFAGPVIIASAQGGINIEEVAEESPEAIIKVPIDISEGVTDEKAEDLARQLGLESRMEETVAVIKSLYAAFINNDASMIEINPYAEDTYGKVYALDAKMKFDDNAEFRQKEIFAERDWSQEDAKEVEASRYNLNYIALDGSIGCLVNGAGLAMATMDIIKLHGGSPANFLDVGGGATAEQVKEAFKIITTDPKVHAILVNIFGGIMRCDVIAQGVIAAAEELSLKIPIVVRLQGTNVDDAKALIAMSNLRILPCDNLDDAAKMAVKLSNIITLAKAANVDVKFELPV, from the exons ATGGCGGCGGCCTTGTACCGGGCAGCTCTTACTGCCGAGAGGATTTTGGCCCGGCGAGGTCCCCAG GCCATTGGGTGTGCAGCATGGGGAGGGCAGCACCAGCAGCGCCGTGATCTCAATGTCCATGAGCATGTGAGCTTCATGCTGCTCAAACGTGCTGGCATTCCTGTGCCAGGGTTTGGTGTGGCACACACCCCTGAGGAGGCTGTGGACATTGCCAACAAGTTGGACTCGACAgatgtggtggtgaaggcaCAGGTGCTGACTGGTGGTCGTGGCAAAGGCAATTTCAAGGGTGGCTTTAAGGGTGGTGTCAAACTCGTTTACTC GGCAGAGGAGGCAGGTGATGTAGCCTCCAAGATGATTGGTGATATGCTGGTGACCAAGCAGACTGGAGAGAAGGGCATCCCGTGCAGCAAAGTGATGGTGTGTGAGCGAAAGTTTCCCCGTCGTGAGTTCTACATGGCAATCATGATGGAGCGCTCCTTTGCT GGTCCAGTCATCATTGCATCAGCACAAGGAGGCATCAACATTGAGGAAGTGGCTGAAGAGAGTCCCGAAGCCATCATTAAGGTTCCCATTGATATTTCTGAAG GGGTGACGGATGAGAAGGCAGAGGACTTGGCAAGACAGCTTGGCCTGGAGTCCCGCATGGAAGAGACTGTTGCTGTGATCAAATCTTTGTATGCAGCTTTTATCAACAACGATGCCTCCATGATTGAGATCAACCCATACGCTGAAGACACTTACGGCAAAG TGTATGCTTTGGATGCGAAGATGAAGTTTGACGATAATGCAGAGTTCCGTCAAAAGGAGATATTTGCTGAGCGTGATTGGTCACAAGAAGATGCAAAGGAAGTGGAAGCCTCAAGATACAACCTGAACTACATTGCTCTTGATG GCAGTATTGGATGTCTTGTGAATGGTGCTGGCCTGGCCATGGCCACCATGGACATCATCAAGCTGCATGGGGGATCTCCAGCCAACTTCCTGGATGTCGGAGGTGGAGCCACAGCAGAGCAGGTCAAGGAAGCCTTCAAGATCATCACTACAGACCCTAAA GTACATGCAATCCTGGTGAACATCTTCGGAGGCATTATGCGGTGTGATGTCATTGCTCAAGGTGTCATAGCAGCTGCTGAGGAGCTCAGCCTTAAGATACCTATTGTTGTGCGTCTCCAG GGAACTAATGTTGATGATGCGAAGGCCCTCATTGCCATGTCCAACCTGAGGATCCTTCCCTGTGACAACCTTGATGATGCAGCAAAGATGGCTGTCAAACTCTCCAATATCATCACTCTTGCCAAGGCTGCCAATGTTGATGTAAAGTTTGAGTTGCCAGTGTAG
- the LOC135100652 gene encoding steroid receptor RNA activator 1-like: MDGTGHGNPERGWNDPPKLAFCPTRTGNASGPGRHRLLNKRVPIPVNPQASSAPSTMPPSLKASDGPPVKGSLPLHPPPLTPCPQPPSAYSMPSAAPTPPSTGGVEDTQATRELLEQVHTGLSNSLEAVSGKLKESTQEEIRKRMEVMVDMWQKDQLTLEVQKRMMALIQALSEHDYDKAWSVHQSLIVDYTTTCSPWMVGIKTLIAESRGHSQATLEQDKDTDESKKKLETEGDAVPASDEGEGSVSDVSSVK; encoded by the exons ATGGACGGGACAGGCCACG GTAATCCTGAGCGAGGATGGAATGACCCTCCAAAACTTGCATTCTGCCCTACTCGTACTGGAAATGCTTCAGGGCCTGGACGGCACCGCCTCCTCAATAAGCGGGTGCCAATCCCAGTCAACCCTCAGGCCAGCAGTGCACCATCAACAATGCCTCCATCCCTTAA AGCAAGTGATGGACCTCCAGTAAAGGGCAGCCTTCCCCTGCATCCCCCACCACTCACTCCTTGTCCCCAACCTCCTTCTGCCTACTCCATGCCTAGTGCTGCTCCTACTCCACCCAGTACTGGAGGTGTAGAGGACACTCAAGCAACACGGGAACTGCTGGAGCAAGTGCACACAGGTCTCTCTAACTCTCTCGAGGCTGTCTCGGGTAAACTGAAG GAGAGCACCCAGGAGGAGAtcaggaagaggatggaagtgATGGTGGACATGTGGCAGAAGGATCAGCTCACCCTGGAGGTTCAAAAGCGCATGATGGCACTCATTCAAG cTCTCTCGGAACATGATTATGACAAGGCTTGGTCAGTACATCAGTCACTTATTGTTGATTACACCACCACATGTTCTCCTTGGATGGTGGGCATCAAGACTCTTATAGCTGAGTCACGGGGCCATTCTCAAGCCACTCTAGAGCAAGATAAAGACACAGATGAAAGCAAGAAGAAATTGGAAACAGAAGGTGATGCAGTTCCAGCCAGTGATGAAGGAGAGGGTTCTGTTAGTGATGTATCCTCTGTAAAGTGA